A stretch of Gossypium hirsutum isolate 1008001.06 chromosome A06, Gossypium_hirsutum_v2.1, whole genome shotgun sequence DNA encodes these proteins:
- the LOC107934283 gene encoding non-classical arabinogalactan protein 31, translated as MGFAVATKAALLLHLSLFVLSSFTVSSQILPEALPPHYHGISPVVPPAHPPSHHHHHHHPHPHPHPHPHPHPHQPTPSPTKPPTHPPVYPPPKAPKIAPVYPPPKSPSKPPTYAPPPKSPSKPPTYAPPPKSPSKPPTYAPPPKPPTKPPTYAPPPKPPVYPPTKPPTAPPTKPPVHPPTYPPPSPSPAKPPTYPKPQRSLVAVQGVVFCKSCKYAGSNTLLGAKPILGATVKLTCKNTKYKQEATAKTDKNGYFFLQAPKTVTSFGAHKCTVSLVSSPMAKCSKPSNLHGGLKGATLRPEKPFTANKLPFILYTVGPFAFEPKCY; from the exons ATGGGGTTTGCAGTAGCAACTAAAGCTGCCTTGCTCCTGCACCTTTCCCTTTTCGTACTGAGTAGCTTCACGGTGTCTTCTCAGATCTTGCCTGAGGCTTTGCCTCCTCATTACCATGGAATTTCGCCTGTAGTGCCACCTGCTCACCCACCaagccaccaccaccaccatcaccaTCCCCATCCGCATCCGCATCCGCATCCGCATCCGCATCCCCACCAGCCAACCCCTTCCCCTACTAAGCCCCCAACTCACCCACCTGTTTACCCCCCACCCAAAGCACCCAAGATTGCTCCAGTTTATCCACCACCCAAGTCACCAAGCAAGCCGCCAACTTACGCTCCTCCTCCCAAGTCACCCAGCAAGCCGCCAACTTACGCTCCTCCACCCAAGTCACCCAGCAAGCCGCCAACTTACGCTCCTCCGCCCAAGCCACCGACCAAGCCACCAACTTACGCCCCTCCACCCAAGCCACCAGTTTATCCTCCAACTAAGCCGCCAACTGCGCCCCCGACTAAGCCACCAGTGCATCCACCGACATATCCTCCACCATCGCCTTCTCCAGCTAAGCCGCCTACTTATCCTAAACCACAAAGGAGCCTAGTGGCTGTTCAGGGCGTTGTTTTTTGCAAGTCATGCAAATACGCTGGATCCAACACCCTGTTGGGAGCAAAACCTATTTTGG GCGCCACTGTAAAGCTGACATGCAAGAACACCAAATACAAGCAAGAGGCCACTGCGAAAACTGACAAGAATGGCTATTTCTTCCTGCAAGCACCAAAGACCGTCACCAGCTTTGGAGCCCACAAATGCACAGTGTCTCTAGTATCATCGCCAATGGCTAAATGCAGCAAACCATCTAATCTCCATGGTGGATTGAAGGGAGCTACCTTGAGGCCCGAGAAGCCATTTACTGCGAATAAGCTTCCGTTTATTCTATACACCGTTGGGCCATTTGCTTTCGAACCCAAATGCTACTAG